A genomic segment from Drosophila gunungcola strain Sukarami unplaced genomic scaffold, Dgunungcola_SK_2 000059F, whole genome shotgun sequence encodes:
- the LOC128264155 gene encoding LOW QUALITY PROTEIN: protein gustavus (The sequence of the model RefSeq protein was modified relative to this genomic sequence to represent the inferred CDS: inserted 2 bases in 2 codons), with amino-acid sequence MEFGKKRYKGGRTPSIRSSERRRPQSVSSISTLSPRVVLSRLEPREFERLRLSYKVAIDQRRSRSCRGMNMGQKISGGVKTVSRNDSQSTFKPIIPRELQADFVKPARIDILLDMPPASRELQLKHSWNSEDRSLNIFVKEDDKLTFHRHPVAQSTDCIRGKVGLTKGLHIWEIYWPTRQRGTHAVVGVSTSDAPLHSVGYQSLVGSTEQSWGWDLGRNKLYHDSKNCAGLTYPAIXKNDEAFLVPDKFLVALDMDEGTLSFIVDQQYLGIAFKGLRGXKLYPVVSAVWGHCEITMRYIGGLDPEPLPLMDLCRRTIRQKIGRENLEDRIQQLQLPLSMKTYLLYKNRR; translated from the exons ATggaatttggaaaaaaaag GTATAAGGGTGGTCGGACACCTTCTATTAGGTCCAGTGAAAGGCGACGTCCTCAAAGTGTTTCATCTATATCCACACTTTCCCCAAGAGTTGTGTTGTCAAGATTGGAACCCAGGGAGTTCGAACGTCTTCGATTATCCTACAAAGTTGCAATCGACCAAAGACGATCTAGAAGCTGCCGTGGCATGAACATGGGTCAAAAAATTAGTGGTGGAGTCAAAACAGTTAGTCGTAATGATTCACAGTCTACCTTTAAACCAATAATACCAAGAGAGTTACAAGCTGATTTTGTTAAACCAGCGCGCATCGATATTTTGCTTGATATGCCGCCAGCGTCTCGAGAACTACAACTGAAGCATTCCTGGAACTCCGAAGATAGGtcgttaaacatttttgtaaaagagGACGACAAGTTGACATTTCATAGACACCCAGTCGCTCAAAGTACTGATTGTATTCGCGGAAAGGTCGGACTCACAAAGGGATTGCATATTTGGGAAATTTATTGGCCAACAAGGCAAAGAGGTACACACGCTGTTGTCGGCGTATCCACTTCAGATGCGCCGTTACATTCAGTTGGGTATCAAAGTTTAGTCGGATCAACTGAACAAAGTTGGGGCTGGGACTTAGGAAGAAATAAATTGTATCATGACTCAAAAAACTGCGCTGGTTTGACATATCCAGCCA TTAAAAACGACGAAGCTTTTTTAGTTCCAGACAAGTTCTTAGTAGCATTAGATATGGACGAAGGAACACTAAGCTTCATTGTTGATCAGCAGTATCTTGGTATTGCCTTCAAAGGGCTGAGAG AAAAATTGTATCCAGTTGTTTCGGCGGTATGGGGTCACTGTGAAATAACCATGCGTTACATTGGTGGATTAGATC CCGAACCCTTGCCCCTAATGGATCTTTGCCGAAGAACTATTCGACAGAAAATTGGCCGCGAGAACTTGGAGGACCGTATACAACAACTTCAACTTCCTCTTTCGatgaaaacatatttattgtataaaaaccgtagataa